The Oncorhynchus nerka isolate Pitt River linkage group LG12, Oner_Uvic_2.0, whole genome shotgun sequence genome includes a region encoding these proteins:
- the LOC135574407 gene encoding proline-rich proteoglycan 2-like, whose amino-acid sequence MANEEPTKSPAVQGQPHRASRTGPAAQGQPHRASRTGPAAQGQPHRASRTGPAAQGQPTQGQPHRASRTGPAAQGQPHRASRTGPAVQGQPHRASRTGPAAQGQPHRASRTGPAAQSQPHRASRTGPANTVPAAQGQPHRARRTGPAAPGQPHRASRTGPAVQGQPYRARRTGPAQGQPHRASRTGPAATSRWGQPHRASRTGPAAQGQPHRASRTGPAAQGQPHRASQHSASSTGPAAPGQPHRASRTGPAAQGQPHR is encoded by the exons ATGGCCAACGAAGAGCCAACGAAGAGCccgg CCGTACAGGGCCAGCCGCACAGGGCCAGCCGCACCGGGCCAGCCGCACAGGGCCAGCCGCACCGGGCCAGCCGCACCGGGCCAGCCGCACAGGGCCAGCCGCACAGGGCCAGCCGCACAGGGCCAGCCGCACAAGGCCAGCCAACACAGGGCCAGCCGCACCGGGCCAGCCGCACCGGGCCAGCCGCACAGGGCCAGCCGCACAGGGCCAGCCGCACAGGGCCAGCCGTACAGGGCCAGCCGCACAGGGCCAGCCGCACCGGGCCAGCCGCACAGGGCCAGCCGCACAGGGCCAGCCGCACCGGGCCAGCCGCACAGAGCCAGCCGCACAGGGCCAGCCGTACAGGGCCAGCCAACACAGTGCCAGCCGCACAGGGCCAGCCGCACCGGGCCAGACGCACCGGGCCAGCCGCACCGGGCCAGCCGCACAGGGCCAGCCGCACAGGACCAGCCGTACAGGGCCAGCCGTACAGGGCCAGACGCACCGGGCCAGCACAGGGCCAGCCGCACAGGGCCAGCCGCACCGGGCCAGCCGCAACCAGCCGCTGGGGCCAGCCGCACCGGGCCAGCCGCACAGGGCCAGCCGCACAGGGCCAGCCGCACAGGGCCAGCCGCACCGGGCCAGCCGCACAGGGCCAGCCGCACAGGGCCAGCCAACACAGTGCCAGCAGCACAGGGCCAGCCGCACCGGGCCAGCCGCACCGGGCCAGCCGCACAGGGCCAGCCGCACAGGGCCAGCCACACAGGTGA